A DNA window from Brassica napus cultivar Da-Ae chromosome C1, Da-Ae, whole genome shotgun sequence contains the following coding sequences:
- the LOC106385030 gene encoding plastidial pyruvate kinase 4, chloroplastic produces MTSYMSSAPSVTNLWTTPNNVIQLADMVSTESYHLLSGKKTLIFSLRPTKSFPLSLTQMKIRVPRTLAFASAKGKGKAESGVEAIVGDNKSSTERNWSFDFPESKAEFCLVDSEAYQNLSSVLEKLNALRSHLLAAKKWNASRLQSCDSKYLECATNLIHYMALRSLDTEQLNNYLASLGLSSLDNDNNLSVLSNLDATINLLLKSPMESWKQQKGNKIIEKNDKGRVLSSYKESLLLGKLREGKKTHIMVTVGKEATESETFITDILKAGASVIRINCAHGDPTLWGEIIKRVRRTSQMLEMPCRILMDLAGPKLRTGTLKPGPCVMKVSPKKDAYGNVASPAIVWLSVTETEPPAHLSPDATIFVQDQEFLAGLQIGDSVRLYDARGKKKKLRISKEFDVFSSTGFVAECFDTAYVEPGTELCVKGNKGRRLFGEVVDVPPKESFVRLRVGDLLVITREGSFDEPSVTVPGAHRLTCPSGYLFDSVKPGETIGFDDGKIWGTIKGASPAEVIVSITHAGPKGTKLGSEKSINIPQSDIRFKGLTSKDIKDLEYVASHADMVGISFIRDVQDITVLRQELKKRKLNDQLGVVLKIETESGFQNLPLILLEAMKCLNPLGVMIARGDLAVECGWERLANLQEEIMAICKVARMPVILATQVLESLVKSGVPTRAEITDAANGRRASCVMLNKGKHIVEAVSMLDTILHTKLIYKKTGV; encoded by the exons ATGACTTCGTATATGAGTTCTGCTCCTTCAGTCACAAATCTTTGGACAACACCTAACAAC GTGATCCAATTAGCTGATATGGTATCCACTGAATCATACCACTTGTTGAGTGGGAAGAAGACTCTTATCTTCTCCCTCAGGCCTACAAAGAGTTTTCCATTATCACTTACTCAGATGAAGATCAGAGTTCCGAGAACCTTAGCTTTTGCCTCAGCGAAAGGGAAAGGCAAAGCTGAAAGCGGAGTGGAGGCTATCGTTGGTGATAATAAAAGCTCCACAGAACGTAACTGGAGTTTCGACTTTCCAGAGTCCAAAGCTGAGTTTTGTCTTGTAGACTCAGAGGCATACCAAAACCTGTCTAGTGTTCTTGAAAAACTGAATGCTCTTCGCTCACATCTACTAGCAGCAAAGAAGTGGAACGCTTCTAGACTTCAGTCATGTGACAG CAAATATCTAGAATGTGCTACAAACTTAATCCATTATATGGCTTTGAGGTCATTGGACACTGAGCAGCTCAACAATTATCTTGCTTCTCTTGGTCTGTCAAGTTTAGACAACGACAACAATCTGTCTGTTCTCTCCAACCTTGACGCAACCATTAATCTGTTGTTGAAGTCTCCCATGGAATCTTGGAAGCAGCAGAAGGGTAATAAGATTATTGAGAAGAATGATAAAGGAAGGGTATTATCATCATATAAAGAGTCATTATTACTTGGTAAGCTTCGTGAGGGGAAAAAAACTCATATCATGGTAACTGTTGGTAAAGAAGCAACCGAGAGTGAAACTTTTATAACAGACATTCTTAAGGCTGGCGCTTCGGTTATCCGTATAAACTGTGCACATGGAGACCCCACCCTTTGGGGTGAGATCATCAAAAGGGTAAGAAGAACCTCTCAGATGCTTGAGATGCCATGCCGCATTCTTATGGATTTAGCTGGACCAAAACTGAGAACTGGCACCTTAAAACCTGGTCCATGCGTGATGAAAGTTTCACCCAAGAAAGATGCTTACGGAAACGTGGCTTCTCCTGCTATTGTATGGCTCTCTGTAACAGAAACAGAACCTCCTGCTCACCTTTCCCCTGACGCTACTATATTCGTACAAGACCAGGAGTTTCTTGCTGGTCTCCAAATTGGTGATTCTGTAAGACTATATGACGCTAGAGGGAAAAAGAAAAAGCTTAGGATCTCAAAAGAGTTTGATGTTTTCTCCAGTACTGGATTTGTGGCTGAATGTTTTGACACTGCTTATGTTGAGCCTGGAACTGAGTTATGCGTTAAGGGAAATAAAGGGAGACGTTTGTTTGGTGAAGTAGTGGATGTTCCTCCCAAGGAATCTTTTGTAAGGCTCAGAGTGGGTGATTTGCTAGTCATAACCAGAGAAGGATCGTTTGATGAACCTTCTGTAACTGTTCCAGGAGCTCATAGGCTAACGTGTCCTTCAGGTTACTTGTTTGATTCGGTCAAGCCAGGGGAAACCATTGGTTTTGATGACGGCAAAATATGGGGAACAATCAAAGGAGCTAGCCCTGCAGAGGTGATTGTCTCCATCACTCATGCTGGCCCCAAAGGTACAAAACTAGGATCAGAGAAGTCTATAAACATTCCTCAGAGCGATATCCGTTTCAAAGGCCTGACTTCAAAAGATATCAAAGATCTTGAGTATGTAGCTTCACATGCTGACATGGTTGGCATTTCATTCATACGTGATGTCCAAGATATTACAGTTCTTCGACAAGAGCTCAAGAAAAGGAAACTTAACGATCAGCTTGGTGTTGTTCTCAAGATTGAAACGGAAAGTGGGTTTCAGAATTTGCCCTTGATTCTACTAGAGgcgatgaagtgtttgaatcctTTAGGAGTTATGATAGCTCGAGGTGATCTTGCGGTTGAATGTGGATGGGAGAGATTAGCTAATTTACAGGAAGAGATTATGGCTATCTGCAAAGTTGCTAGAATGCCGGTGATTTTGGCGACTCAGGTTCTTGAATCACTTGTCAAATCAGGTGTTCCAACTAGAGCCGAGATCACAGATGCTGCTAATGGCAGAAG GGCGAGCTGTGTGATGTTGAACAAAGGAAAGCATATCGTTGAAGCTGTTTCGATGTTGGACACTATCCTTCATACCAagcttatatataaaaaaaccgGAGTCTGA
- the LOC106385032 gene encoding putative pentatricopeptide repeat-containing protein At3g49142 produces the protein MMKRINVSLRLRHFPELKKYHTQKVAFSPTKPEFEPKSSPHGTSVDDILLGQVLDQKTLRTVHSRIILQNLRCDSALGVKLIKSYAALNDVVSARKVFDEIPERNVIILNVMIRSYVNNGLYREGIQVFGTMCGFDARPDHYTFPCVLKACSCSGNIVIGKKIHGSATRVGLSSTLFTGNGLVSMYGKCGFLSEARLVLDDMSRRDVVSWNSLVAGYAQNQIFDDALEVCREMESVKISHDAGTMASLLPAVTNTTRDNVMYVRDMFLKMGKKSLVSWNVMIGVYMKNAMPVEALELYSRMMEADGIEPDSVSITSVLPACGDTSALSLGKKIHEYVQRKKLIPNLLVENALIDMYAKCGCLDRARDVFENMKSRDVVSWTAMISAYGVSGKGRDAVALFSKMQDSGLVPDSIAFVTTLAACSHAGLLEEGRSYFKLMTDHYKITPRLEHLACMVDILGRAGKVKEAYSFIQEMSMEPNERVWGALLGACRVHSDTDIGLLAADKLFQLAPEQSGYYVLLSNIYAKAGRWEAVTKVRDIMKSKGLKKNPGASNVEVNGDIHTFLVGDRSHPQSDEIYRELDVLVTKMKELGYVPDSESALHDVEEEDKETHLAVHSEKLAIVFALMNTEEGEEDNNAIRITKNLRICGDCHVAAKLISQITSREIVIRDTNRFHVFRFGVCSCGDYW, from the coding sequence atgaTGAAACGCATTAATGTCAGTCTTCGTCTCCGCCACTTTCCGGaactaaaaaaatatcacaCCCAAAAAGTTGCTTTTTCTCCAACTAAACCGGAATTCGAACCGAAATCTTCACCACATGGAACATCTGTTGACGACATCTTGCTGGGTCAGGTACTGGATCAAAAAACCCTGAGAACAGTCCACTCCAGAATCATTCTTCAAAATCTACGCTGCGACTCGGCTCTAGGCGTTAAACTCATTAAATCTTATGCAGCTCTAAACGATGTGGTGTCAGCACGCAAGGTGTTCGACGAAATTCCCGAGAGAAACGTAATCATCCTTAACGTCATGATCAGAAGCTATGTGAATAACGGGCTTTACCGCGAAGGTATTCAAGTGTTTGGGACGATGTGTGGCTTTGATGCTAGACCCGACCATTACACTTTCCCTTGTGTTCTAAAGGCCTGTTCTTGCTCTGGGAATATTGTCATTGGCAAGAAGATCCATGGGTCCGCTACAAGAGTCGGGCTCTCTTCTACTTTGTTTACTGGGAATGGTTTAGTTTCTATGTATGGAAAGTGTGGATTTTTATCTGAAGCAAGGCTTGTGCTCGACGACATGTCAAGGAGAGATGTTGTCTCTTGGAACTCGTTAGTTGCTGGTTATGCGCAGAACCAGATATTTGATGATGCTTTAGAGGTTTGTAGGGAGATGGAGTCTGTGAAGATAAGCCACGACGCTGGCACGATGGCTAGTCTGTTACCAGCAGTGACCAATACAACAAGGGATAATGTTATGTATGTTAGAGATATGTTTTTGAAGATGGGGAAGAAGAGTTTGGTTTCATGGAATGTGATGATAGGTGTGTATATGAAAAACGCGATGCCTGTTGAAGCCTTGGAGTTGTATTCCCGAATGATGGAGGCTGATGGGATCGAACCCGATTCAGTCTCAATCACAAGTGTATTACCTGCTTGCGGAGATACATCTGCTCTGTCTCTTGGTAAGAAAATCCATGAATACGTCCAGAGGAAGAAGCTGATACCGAATCTGTTGGTAGAGAACGCGTTGATTGACATGTACGCAAAATGTGGATGCCTAGACAGAGCAAGAGatgtgtttgagaatatgaaATCTCGTGACGTTGTGTCTTGGACAGCTATGATTTCAGCTTATGGAGTCAGCGGAAAAGGCCGTGACGCTGTGGCATTGTTTTCTAAAATGCAAGACTCGGGTCTCGTCCCTGATTCTATTGCCTTTGTCACAACGCTAGCTGCTTGTAGCCACGCGGGGTTACTTGAAGAAGGTCGGAGTTATTTCAAACTCATGACAGATCATTACAAGATCACTCCTAGGTTAGAGCATTTAGCTTGTATGGTTGATATTCTTGGCCGAGCAGGGAAAGTGAAAGAAGCTTATAGCTTTATACAAGAAATGTCGATGGAACCAAACGAGAGAGTTTGGGGAGCGTTATTAGGAGCTTGTCGGGTGCATTCTGATACAGACATCGGTCTGCTAGCAGCTGATAAGCTATTTCAGTTAGCACCCGAGCAATCTGGCTACTACGTGTTGCTTTCTAACATCTACGCAAAGGCTGGAAGATGGGAAGCGGTAACAAAGGTCAGAGACATAATGAAGAGCAAGGGGTTAAAGAAGAATCCTGGAGCGAGCAACGTGGAGGTCAATGGTGACATTCACACATTCTTAGTAGGCGACAGGTCACACCCGCAATCCGATGAGATTTACAGAGAGCTGGATGTTCTAGTGACGAAAATGAAAGAGTTAGGGTATGTTCCTGATTCGGAATCGGCACTTCACgatgtggaagaagaagataaagagaCGCATTTGGCTGTTCATAGTGAGAAATTAGCAATTGTGTTTGCTCTGATGAACacagaggaaggagaagaagataacAATGCCATAAGAATAACGAAGAACCTTAGGATTTGTGGAGATTGTCATGTTGCAGCAAAGCTTATCTCTCAGATAACTTCACGCGAGATTGTCATCCGAGACACTAATAGGTTTCATGTGTTCCGGTTTGGTGTTTGCTCTTGTGGTGACTATTGGTGA